CGTGTAATTTCTATACATGTTCACTTTTTGCCCTTTGAACAAGAAATTAGTAAAATCTGGATtagtttttacattttttaaaatcctaaaGTGTTTCCAGTGCTTTTCATATACCACAGACACTGGGCTGCATTCAAAGATACTGGTGTTATACCAGTTATCTGTATATACGAGTTATCTGTTTATAATTATCAGTGGTTATTTATTCCCTTATCATTtatacaaaacaatttttttttgagccAGAGAACTGCTTTACAGTAGggctgtttaaaaacaaacaggcaaGCCATTAGTGTGACTAGAAGTGGCACAGAATTACTTTAGCCTGGCAAAAGTACCCTACTCCTTTCATGGTGCTTTTTAACGCTCTAAACATAGCGCAGAGTTAAACAGCAGTATTCATCATATAAGCTGAAGGAAATGACAAGTCACCTAAAATAAAGTGTGTTTGATGACAATGTAGGTGTTTAGCTGCCTGGCATATCTGTATagccatttaaaaacaaagaatctgaagaaaaattcaCAATTCTGGGCCCATTAACAATGTTTCTACTAGCCAACTCTAAGCAATTTGCAAAGTAAGTGTTCCAGTATCAGTTTCCAAAACCAAAGCTAAACTATTTGCAGGTTATAAAATGCCTTTATTGCCCTTACCTTCTGTGAGCCTGGCTTTTCCCCCAGTTGGCTGACACAGGACAGTTGAGCACCCTACACACAGGACTACTGTCTGAGCATGGCTGAAGACAGTGGTGATCTTGTAGCACCCTGAAAAACAGCATTATGAACCTTTCCACTGGGTATTTCTAGCGTCATTTTTTTATGTGTTAATTGAATCAGGTACTCTAACTACCCTTGTCCAAAAATACATCTGTATTTCATGACACAACACACCAAACCAAATGAAGCAAATAGTTGTGTTCCAAAGTGCTTGCCTTTATTTAAATGCGTAGGAAAGCAAGTTAGGTAACTGAAACTGGTATGACCCCTATACAAATATCAACACAGCCTGCTGGCTGACAAGCCCTAATTTGCTTATCACATCTCCTGCAAAGAAGTTGAGCAGCTCTAGATTAGCCTTCTCTGCTGAACAGAAGAACccaggcagctggagaaatatttAACTTGTAACAGTAGAACACTGCTGTTGACAACACCTGGCAGCTCGGAGTATAAATACTGCTGTTTCAATCtatgtttgctttctgtttaaTAATTGGTACATGAAAGGCCTGTGCTTGGTTGCATTCTATAAAACTAACATAATATTTAAATGCAAAGACTGGCACAGAATAACTTCACTAATTCCTTATGCAATGCTTTTGTCTACAACTTATAAATTCTACAACTTAAGAAAGAATTAAATCACTCATACATGgcttaaaaatggaattttcactgcttttcaaTTTCTTCccctgaaaagtatttttaattagcCAAGAGGTATTTTTGGAGGGAGAAAACCTGTAAAGGGTTTAATCTGGATGTGGATATACAAAATAAATAGGCAAAGGTGAGCAGAGATTACATTTTCAGCACATGTAGATCAGAAAGCTAAGATAGAACATATGTTGCGAGGAGGGTCCTCTGACAAAAGGACTGCTTGGTAGGGAGAAGTACTATTAGACAGAACAACAGATCTCTGCTTTGTTTAAATTACAAAGAGTAAGTGTACAAATCTTTGTGAAAAACTGCTAACAGCTAAAATTTAATCACAGCAAATGTTGTTTTCCCCCTGTTGAATGTGAACTTCCATGTTGATGAGTTTTTAACGTTTGTGGGTTTGGCAGGGAAATGAGCCCAATCCAATTCAGTAATGAGGCAGGAACTTCCAATACCACTGACCCAGGGACACATAAGGCCATCTGCTGTTTTCAATGCCTTGTGCATAGGATTCTATCATTGaagctctcctgctctgctcgATATATCcctcaaacacaaaaaacaatTAACCCAACAATAATGAAGATAACCAATGACCTATGGGCCTATGTTGACACTAACTGTATCACAGTGTATGCACTCATGTATACTGCTTTGAAGAAAGtgtaagaaaaaaccaaaaaaccactaGAGGCTTAGCCTTCAACTATGTTTAAAAGTTTACTTTCAAgctgtttaaattaatttacatcACTTTTAGATGGAATACAATGTCTCAGAGCTTCTTAGAAAACTAGGCTACTAAGATAGAATAAGATAGTAAGAAAACCTGAGTACATCAACAGTTCCCTGCTTCTAGTGAGGAAGATCACTATTGTAAGCAAGTCTATGTGTTTTCTTACTGCTATAATCTTCTTAGGCTACAGCAGTTTCTAGGAAGTTGCCACACTGGGCAATATGGATGTAACTGCTGAACAAAGAAGCTGTTCACTGGTAGAGCACATTCCTGTAATGGTGCTAAAAAATCCCATGGTTTACTTTATAAAAGAGAAGTTGACTATACAGATGTCTCTGAGCCAAAGTAATGAAGATCTGTGAAAAGTGGACATAGGCAACATCTTATTACCCTTGTATATGAGCTAGATGGCAGCTTAGTTCTTAACAGCAATATGCAAAAAACGCAGTTGTTTATGTTTTACTTTCTGTGCATATGTGCAGGATACCTGCAGATATCCTTGTCAAAagtttttccagctgctcttccagAACTAACttagaaaaggaggaaaacaatgTTGGCTTCTGTTTGAAACTTGTGCTATGGATG
The window above is part of the Corvus hawaiiensis isolate bCorHaw1 chromosome 13, bCorHaw1.pri.cur, whole genome shotgun sequence genome. Proteins encoded here:
- the RPS27L gene encoding 40S ribosomal protein S27-like isoform X2, with the protein product MDVKCPGCYKITTVFSHAQTVVLCVGCSTVLCQPTGGKARLTEGCSFRRKQH